The following coding sequences are from one Mesorhizobium onobrychidis window:
- a CDS encoding MFS transporter — protein sequence MGDGFVAVLLPVYLLALGFTPLQVGIIATASLLGSALLTIAVGVLGARHDHRRLLLAATSLMVATGVAFALVHDYALFLVIAFAGTINPSAGSVSVFVPLEHAVLTREVTDAARTKMFARYSLVGALAGAVGALASATPDLVAPSGLDQLTGIKAMFVLYALLGLLGGLFYARIPQRRPTSDTGTASALGPSRNIVLKLAALFSLDAFAGGFVVQSLLALWLFEKFDLSLSEAGFFFFWSGVLSAFSFPVAAWLSRHIGLINTMVFTHIPSSIALMLAALAPTLPLTLALLLVRAALSQMDVPTRSSYVMAVVTEAERAAAASFTSVPRSLAAAASPALAGALLAASFRAWPLLICGALKIIYDLLLLLQFRHLKPPEER from the coding sequence ATGGGCGATGGCTTCGTGGCCGTTCTGTTGCCGGTCTACCTGCTCGCATTGGGCTTCACGCCTCTGCAGGTCGGCATCATCGCGACCGCATCGCTGCTCGGTTCAGCGCTCTTGACCATCGCCGTCGGAGTCCTTGGTGCCCGACACGATCACCGCCGTCTCCTGCTTGCCGCCACCAGTCTGATGGTCGCCACGGGTGTGGCCTTTGCCCTGGTTCATGACTACGCGCTGTTTTTGGTGATCGCGTTCGCAGGCACCATCAACCCGTCGGCCGGCAGCGTCAGCGTGTTCGTGCCATTAGAGCATGCCGTGCTCACACGCGAAGTCACTGATGCCGCCCGGACCAAGATGTTCGCGCGTTACAGCTTGGTGGGCGCGCTTGCAGGCGCCGTTGGCGCACTCGCTTCGGCGACCCCTGATCTTGTTGCTCCATCCGGCCTCGACCAACTCACCGGCATCAAGGCCATGTTCGTGCTCTACGCGTTGCTCGGCCTGCTCGGCGGCCTCTTCTACGCGCGGATCCCGCAGCGCCGTCCCACGTCGGACACAGGTACCGCGTCCGCGCTCGGCCCCTCGCGCAATATCGTTCTCAAGCTCGCGGCCCTTTTTAGCCTTGATGCTTTCGCCGGCGGCTTTGTCGTCCAGTCGCTGCTTGCCCTATGGCTTTTCGAAAAATTCGACCTGTCGCTTTCGGAAGCGGGATTTTTCTTCTTCTGGTCCGGCGTGCTTTCGGCGTTCTCATTCCCCGTTGCAGCTTGGCTGTCCCGGCACATCGGACTCATCAACACGATGGTGTTCACACACATTCCGTCCAGCATCGCCCTAATGCTGGCGGCGCTTGCGCCGACGCTACCTCTGACACTGGCCCTGCTGCTGGTCCGCGCCGCGCTTTCGCAGATGGACGTCCCGACGCGCTCATCTTACGTCATGGCCGTTGTCACGGAAGCGGAGCGGGCGGCGGCCGCGAGCTTCACATCTGTCCCGCGCAGTCTGGCCGCGGCAGCCAGTCCGGCGCTGGCGGGCGCTCTGCTTGCTGCCTCTTTCCGAGCTTGGCCCCTCCTCATCTGCGGTGCATTGAAGAT